Below is a genomic region from Pseudazoarcus pumilus.
AGTCGCCCGAAGGTCGCGCAATGCGGGCAGATGGCCTGCGCACTGGCACGCTGCGCGGCCACCAGATGCACGAAGAAGCGGTTGAGCAGATGCACCGTGAGCAGCGCCAGCAGCGTGAAGGCCAGCCCGCCGAAAATTCGCGCCAACGCCCCGCCGGCTGCGTCGAACGTCAGTTCCAGGGCGGTAAAGCACATCACCGCCACCAGCAGCGCGAGCGCCAGCCAGCCGTGGCCGAGCAGCAACTCGCGTTCGTGCCAGCGGATGAAACCGAGCTTGCGGATGCCGTCGGCCAGTTTCATGTCGGCCCTCGTGCCGAGCCCGCGCCGCTGTGTATGGGCGGGCCATCGACAGTAAGTATAAGCGGACCGCGCTGAGTGACGCCTCTGGCGCGCAATGCGAATCGTACTGCGGCTGCGTCCAGCGGAATTCAGCCGACAGTCGCATTTGCAGGCTAGCCTGTGGAGGCGTCGCCGAGCGCCAGCAGCTGGTCGAGAGTGCGGCGCGCGAGCGGCTTGAGCTGGCCGCGCGGGGTCAGTTCGACGGTGTAGTCGCCTGCTTCGAGCCGCCCCGGGTGCGCCGGGTGCAGCAGGCCGGCCTCGACGTAGGCGCGCGCCGCGATGGAGCCGACCAGCACCGGGCCTTCGCCGGCCAGGCAGGCCTCGACGGCGCTGACCGGGTCGTCGAAGCTGACCGCGTAGCGGGGTTCGATGGCCTCGCCGAAGGCGGCCTGCATCCATTGCGGCCAGCTCGCCGAGGTATGGCGCACGAGCGCGCGGGACGCGAGTTCGGCCAGCGTGAGGTCGCCGCTGCGCGCTTCGGAGGCGGGCACGTAGGCGCGCACCGAGCCGCGATGCAGCAGGTGCTGGCCGGGGGCGTCGCCGGCGGCCGTGCCGAAGTCGATGAACAGGTCGGCATCGGGGTTGGGCGCGACGCCGGGCACGCGATTGGTGCTCAGTTCGAAGCGCAGTCCGGGCACGCCCAGACGCTCGCGCAGGCGCGGCAGCAGTGGCGTGATCCAGGTCACGCCGATGACCGGTGGCACGTCCAGGTGCACGCGCTGCAGGCTCTGCGCGCGCAGCCGGGCGGTGGTGTCGCGGAAGTCGGCGATCAGCCGCGCCAGTTCGGCATGACAGTCGTGTCCGGTCGCGGTGGGCGCGATGCCGCGACCGCGCCGTTCGACCAGCGCCACGCCCAGCGCTCGCTCGATCTGGCGCAGACGGTGGCTGATCGCCGACGGTGTCACCGACAACTCCTCGGCGGCCGCCGCGACGCTGCCCAGGCGGATCACCGCTTCGACCGCGACCAGTTCCAGCAGCGGGAGATCGCGCAATAATGAGTGCTTCATCGGACACAGGCCTCCGGATGACGAATGTACCTCTTCCGCCGCTGCATGCGCTGGTCGCCTTCGAGGCGCTGGTGCGCCACGGTGCCATCGCGCCGGCACTGGCCGAGTTGGGTGTGACGCGCGCGGCGCTGACCGGCTCGCTCGCCCAGCTCGAGGAGCGCACCGGCCTGCGCCTGCTGGTGCGTCACACACCGGGCGTGGAGCTGACCGCCGAAGGCGCGGATTACTACCAGGCCGTTTCGGTGTTCGCGCGTGGCGCGGCCGACGCGCTGCACGCGCTCGACTGCGGGCGCGAGACCGAAATCCGGTTGGCGGCCAGCCCCGGGGTGTCGCGCCTGTGGCTCGCGCCCCAACTGGCGCGGCTGCGTGCAGCCTGCCCCGGCGTGAGCTTGTCGGTGAGCGTCAGCGAGACGCTGTCCGATCTGGAGCGCAACCAGTGCGACATCGCCGTGCGCTACTGCCGACCCGACGACTACGACAGCGACGCGCGCGTGCTGTGGCATGAGGAGCTGGCCGTGATCGCACGTGCAGCCGATGCCACGGCGCTGGCGCTGGCCTCGCCGGCCGAACTGCTCACCGCCCATGCATTGCTCGAGCATCCGGCCTTCTCCTGGCAGCGTCTGGCCGAGCGCAGCGGCGTGGTCGCGCGCATGCGCGAACCCGATTTGGTGTGCCACGACATGTACGCGGTGCTGATGGCCTGCGCGCGCGGCGAGGGGCTGGCGCTGCTGCCGCAACGCCTGACCGCCGGACTGCGCCGTCGCCTCGGACTGGTCGTCGCGCATCCGCTGCGGGTGCCGGCCAAGAGCTACGTGCTGCTGTATTCCGCGGCCGGGCGCGAGCGGGCCGTGGTGCGCGCCTGCGCCGACGTGCTCGCCGCGATGGCCGGGATGCCTGAGGCCTGAGCAGCGTCGCGTGCTGGCAGTTGAAGGATCTTGCGCGCATCGCGGCAATGCGGCCTGAATCGTGGCGGCTTCGATGCCACCGGAATTCAGTCGTCGAGCGGATGCGGGCGGCACACTGCAGGCTGGTCTCCTGCATGCCCGCGTTCGCCCATGACCGTCGCTTCTCTTTTGGCGCTCTTCGTCACCCTCGCTCTGCTCGCCGCCGTGCCTTCACTGAGCGTGCTCACCGTGGTCTCGCGCGCACTGGCGCTGGGCCCGCGCCACGGCGTGTTCGTCGCGGCCGGCATCGTCGCGGGCGACGTGTTCTACATCGTGCTTGCGCTGTTCGGCGGCGCGGCGCTGTTCGCCGCCGGCGCCGTCCTGGCAGATGTCTTGCGTGTGGCGGGGGCCGGTCTGCTCGCCGCGCTGGCGTGGCGGCAATGGCAGGTGGCCGGGCAACGCGCGGCGATCACGTCCGGCGCATCGGGCGCGAGCTTCGCCGCGGGGCTCGCCGTAACGCTGGCCGATGCCAAGGCGGTGCTGTTCTATCTGGTGCTGCTGCCGGCCTTCGTCGATGTTGGCTCGCTTCGCGCCGGTGAGGTCGCGCTGGTGATTGCGGTGGCCGTGTTTGCGGTCGGGGGCGTGAAGCTCGCCTACGCCGTTGCGGCCGCGCGGGCGGCCGTGTGGATCGGAGCGGGCCGTGCCCGGCGCGTCGAACGCGGCGCCGCGTGCGCGCTGGTGGTCGCGGCCCTGCTCTTGCTGGTCGGTGCATCCGTGTGGTCGTGAAAGCTGCTGCCGCGACGCATAGCGCGTTTCAGCGCCCGGTGCCTTGCGCTGCCTAGCATGCATGCACGGACCCGCTTCCGGGCCGATCACGAAGGAGACCTGCGATGAGCCACGCTTCCCCCGTCCTGTGCGAGACCAATGCGCGTGGCATCGCGCTGGTGACGCTCAATCGCCCCGCCGTGCGCAATGCGCTCGATCCGTACACGCTCGAGCGCCTGTCGGCCGTGATTGCCGCGCTGCGCGAGGACGACGCGGTGCGCGCCGTGGTGCTGACCGGAACGGGCGAGACGACATTCTCGGCTGGCGCCGAAATCCGTTTTCTGAGCACGGCGGCACCGCTCGACGTGCGTGCCTTCGCGCTGCAGGCGGTCGAAGTCACGACACGTATCGAGACGCTCGGCAAGCCGGTGGTGGCCGCGCTCAACGGCGACACGCTGGGTGGCGGGCTGGAAATCGCCGAAGCGTGCACCTTCCGCGTTGCAGTCGAGGGCGCGCGCCTGGGTCATCCCGAGGTGCGCATCGGCGCGGTTGCCGGCTTCGGCGGCACGACGCGGCTGGCGCGGCTGATCGGCAAGGGCCGTGCCACGGAACTGCTGCTGACCGGACGCACGATCGACGCGACCGAAGCTGTTGAGATTGGCCTGGTGCATCGCGCCGTGCCGCGCGTGCGTCTGATGGATGAGGTCATGAGCCTGCTCGACGAGGTGCTGGCTTGCTCGCCC
It encodes:
- a CDS encoding LysR family transcriptional regulator; its protein translation is MKHSLLRDLPLLELVAVEAVIRLGSVAAAAEELSVTPSAISHRLRQIERALGVALVERRGRGIAPTATGHDCHAELARLIADFRDTTARLRAQSLQRVHLDVPPVIGVTWITPLLPRLRERLGVPGLRFELSTNRVPGVAPNPDADLFIDFGTAAGDAPGQHLLHRGSVRAYVPASEARSGDLTLAELASRALVRHTSASWPQWMQAAFGEAIEPRYAVSFDDPVSAVEACLAGEGPVLVGSIAARAYVEAGLLHPAHPGRLEAGDYTVELTPRGQLKPLARRTLDQLLALGDASTG
- a CDS encoding LysR family transcriptional regulator, whose translation is MTNVPLPPLHALVAFEALVRHGAIAPALAELGVTRAALTGSLAQLEERTGLRLLVRHTPGVELTAEGADYYQAVSVFARGAADALHALDCGRETEIRLAASPGVSRLWLAPQLARLRAACPGVSLSVSVSETLSDLERNQCDIAVRYCRPDDYDSDARVLWHEELAVIARAADATALALASPAELLTAHALLEHPAFSWQRLAERSGVVARMREPDLVCHDMYAVLMACARGEGLALLPQRLTAGLRRRLGLVVAHPLRVPAKSYVLLYSAAGRERAVVRACADVLAAMAGMPEA
- a CDS encoding LysE family translocator, whose protein sequence is MTVASLLALFVTLALLAAVPSLSVLTVVSRALALGPRHGVFVAAGIVAGDVFYIVLALFGGAALFAAGAVLADVLRVAGAGLLAALAWRQWQVAGQRAAITSGASGASFAAGLAVTLADAKAVLFYLVLLPAFVDVGSLRAGEVALVIAVAVFAVGGVKLAYAVAAARAAVWIGAGRARRVERGAACALVVAALLLLVGASVWS
- a CDS encoding enoyl-CoA hydratase/isomerase family protein, with translation MSHASPVLCETNARGIALVTLNRPAVRNALDPYTLERLSAVIAALREDDAVRAVVLTGTGETTFSAGAEIRFLSTAAPLDVRAFALQAVEVTTRIETLGKPVVAALNGDTLGGGLEIAEACTFRVAVEGARLGHPEVRIGAVAGFGGTTRLARLIGKGRATELLLTGRTIDATEAVEIGLVHRAVPRVRLMDEVMSLLDEVLACSPDAVRLSWDALHRGQDLSVAESAALGADAFGLVATTPAFRQGMRRFLQRSDRVVAG